In one Methanobrevibacter oralis genomic region, the following are encoded:
- the hypF gene encoding carbamoyltransferase HypF produces the protein MMAKKILTQGIVQGVGFRPYVYRLAIDLNLKGYVRNLGNVVEIIIEGNKCNLFIERLSKELPPIAKIDMMDIEDIENNNYTEFKIIESNNAYSGISVIPPDIAICDKCLEEIRNPNDRRYKYPFNACTDCGPRFTVIDSVPYDRIRTTMKDFPLCDNCLVEYKNPLNRRYHGEAICCDECGPQMAIYKGNKLLNAKNPIKKGSEILKDGKILAIKGIGGTHLAVDAYNDKAIKKLRKRLNRPNQAFAVMSSDLNAVKNYALLSKKEIATITSNKRPIVILKKNENYPFPNSLSPELHNIGVMLPYSPMHYLLFDEGDIDTYVMTSANIPGEPMMIENKEIILGVNDYSLVHNREILNRCDDSVIRFRNNELSFIRRSRGYTPEPYKISSKCNDLNILALGPELDVTFSIAKSNMVYPSQHIGNTNKPKTLEFLKEAINNLEKITKINEFDIIACDMHPHFFTTKLASELAKKHDAEILKVQHHHAHSVALANDNNIDELIVIAADGVGYGSDDTIWGGEILYTNIESFERLAHLQRQLMPGGDVATKYPARMLASILDDEDLIKNYASYFKYGELEIKNIFKQIESGINVGVTTSTGRILDSMAVALEICHKRTYEGECSMKLESAAYYSTNNLEIPYEIKNNQLNTTEILKEVVKLYQDGNKASDVAKAGQIAIARGLSELAVNAADKKKINSIGATGGVFYNENITNTVKNYIENNGYDFIQHKNTCAGDGSVSLGQAIVAKSSIF, from the coding sequence ATGATGGCAAAAAAGATTTTAACTCAAGGAATAGTTCAAGGTGTGGGATTTAGACCATATGTTTATAGATTAGCTATCGACTTAAATTTAAAAGGTTATGTTAGAAACTTAGGAAATGTAGTTGAAATAATCATTGAAGGAAATAAGTGTAATTTATTTATTGAAAGATTGTCTAAAGAATTACCTCCAATAGCTAAAATTGACATGATGGACATTGAAGATATTGAAAATAACAACTATACTGAGTTTAAAATCATTGAAAGTAATAATGCTTATTCTGGAATAAGTGTAATACCACCAGACATTGCAATTTGCGATAAATGTTTGGAAGAAATCAGAAATCCAAATGATAGACGTTATAAATACCCTTTTAATGCATGTACTGATTGTGGACCTAGGTTTACAGTAATTGACAGTGTCCCCTACGATAGAATTAGAACAACGATGAAAGACTTTCCATTATGTGATAATTGCTTAGTTGAATACAAAAACCCTTTAAACAGACGATATCATGGAGAAGCTATTTGTTGTGATGAATGTGGTCCTCAAATGGCTATTTATAAAGGAAATAAGCTTTTAAATGCCAAAAATCCCATTAAAAAAGGCTCTGAAATATTAAAAGATGGAAAAATATTAGCTATTAAAGGAATTGGGGGAACACATTTAGCTGTAGATGCATATAATGATAAAGCAATTAAAAAATTAAGAAAACGTTTAAATCGTCCAAACCAAGCTTTTGCAGTTATGAGTAGTGATTTGAATGCTGTTAAAAATTATGCATTATTGTCTAAAAAAGAAATAGCTACTATTACATCAAATAAAAGACCAATAGTCATTTTAAAGAAAAATGAAAATTACCCATTTCCTAATAGTTTATCTCCTGAACTTCACAATATTGGTGTGATGCTTCCCTACTCTCCAATGCATTATTTACTCTTTGATGAGGGAGATATTGATACTTATGTTATGACTTCAGCCAATATTCCTGGAGAACCTATGATGATTGAGAATAAAGAGATTATTTTAGGAGTTAATGATTATTCCTTAGTTCATAATCGTGAAATTTTAAATAGGTGTGATGATTCGGTTATACGTTTTAGAAATAATGAATTATCTTTTATTAGAAGATCAAGAGGTTATACTCCTGAACCTTATAAAATATCTTCAAAATGTAATGATTTAAACATATTAGCACTAGGTCCTGAACTTGATGTTACTTTTTCAATAGCTAAAAGCAATATGGTCTATCCATCACAACATATTGGAAATACAAATAAGCCTAAAACTCTAGAATTTTTAAAAGAAGCTATTAATAATTTAGAAAAAATCACTAAAATTAATGAATTTGACATAATCGCTTGTGATATGCATCCTCACTTTTTTACAACAAAACTAGCATCGGAACTAGCTAAAAAACACGATGCTGAAATTTTAAAAGTTCAACATCATCATGCACACTCAGTAGCATTAGCTAATGATAACAATATTGATGAACTAATTGTAATTGCCGCAGATGGTGTTGGTTATGGAAGTGATGATACTATTTGGGGTGGAGAAATACTTTACACAAACATTGAAAGTTTTGAAAGATTAGCCCATCTTCAAAGACAATTAATGCCTGGTGGAGATGTTGCAACTAAATATCCTGCAAGAATGCTTGCAAGTATATTAGATGATGAAGATTTAATTAAAAATTATGCTAGCTACTTTAAATATGGTGAGTTAGAAATTAAAAATATTTTTAAACAAATTGAATCTGGAATAAATGTAGGAGTAACTACAAGTACCGGAAGAATCTTGGATTCAATGGCAGTCGCTCTTGAAATATGTCATAAGCGAACATATGAAGGAGAGTGTTCTATGAAATTGGAATCAGCTGCTTATTATTCAACTAATAATTTAGAAATTCCTTATGAAATAAAAAATAATCAATTGAACACGACAGAAATCTTAAAAGAAGTAGTTAAACTATATCAAGATGGAAATAAAGCTTCAGATGTAGCAAAAGCAGGGCAAATTGCAATAGCAAGGGGATTATCAGAACTTGCAGTAAATGCTGCTGATAAGAAAAAAATTAATTCAATTGGAGCTACTGGTGGAGTATTTTACAATGAAAATATCACCAATACTGTAAAAAATTATATAGAAAACAATGGATATGATTTCATCCAACACAAAAACACTTGTGCAGGAGATGGATCAGTATCCCTAGGTCAAGCTATAGTTGCTAAATCATCTATTTTTTAA
- the larB gene encoding nickel pincer cofactor biosynthesis protein LarB: MKEILKKLINGEITIDDAENKLKANTILEFNDVAKFDNDRKSRTGFPEAVFSMGKDYDDLLVIIENYIKNNNENLIITKLSKQRYKKLIKDLTSNNLIFDYNSRAQILVIKKKENKTEPIAKVGILTAGTSDINIAEEARVIVEEGGCEVLTSYDVGVAGIHRLLPQIARMVKERVSVFIVCAGMEGALPSVVAGLVDVPVIGVPTSVGYGVGEGGRVALDSMLQSCAPGIAVVNIDNGFGAGVFALTIINSR; the protein is encoded by the coding sequence ATGAAGGAAATTCTTAAAAAATTGATTAATGGAGAAATCACTATTGATGATGCTGAAAATAAATTAAAAGCAAATACCATCTTAGAGTTTAATGATGTTGCTAAGTTTGATAATGATAGAAAATCAAGAACAGGTTTTCCAGAAGCAGTATTTTCAATGGGTAAAGATTATGATGATCTTTTAGTAATTATTGAGAATTATATAAAAAATAATAATGAAAATCTTATTATAACTAAATTATCAAAGCAGCGTTATAAAAAACTCATTAAAGACTTAACTTCTAATAATTTAATTTTTGATTATAACAGTCGAGCTCAAATTTTAGTTATTAAAAAAAAAGAAAATAAAACAGAACCAATTGCTAAAGTTGGTATTTTAACTGCAGGAACTTCTGATATTAACATAGCAGAGGAAGCTCGTGTAATAGTTGAAGAAGGGGGTTGTGAAGTTTTAACTTCTTATGATGTTGGTGTTGCAGGAATACATAGATTATTACCTCAAATAGCTAGGATGGTTAAGGAAAGAGTAAGTGTATTTATAGTGTGTGCTGGAATGGAAGGAGCACTACCTTCTGTTGTTGCAGGATTAGTTGATGTTCCCGTCATTGGTGTTCCAACATCTGTAGGCTATGGTGTTGGTGAAGGTGGTCGTGTGGCTCTTGATTCAATGCTTCAATCATGTGCTCCAGGAATTGCAGTTGTAAATATTGATAATGGTTTTGGAGCAGGAGTTTTTGCTTTAACAATAATTAACAGTAGATAG